A single Lactuca sativa cultivar Salinas chromosome 8, Lsat_Salinas_v11, whole genome shotgun sequence DNA region contains:
- the LOC111897202 gene encoding pectinesterase inhibitor 10-like: protein MTLKPKAPSSRDSDCVPLDQDDRVEHEKEHNESEDSDPEDSPEVIFTKIVPSPPPSPKYIIMPISISPCPPPVSSQPPTSTPLPPPIFTKKTLSTTTTTSVGPSVNINASDAGPKTSSFTTSTKSPVSPQLHDDSDEDGPITQKELKALNEKPDSILSSSIISSSKVYSEAAVKGMLDTLVKEHACNLDNANKAVENSTQSCLRVAEKVDKLVSETKTFLTEINTVAVNNAATMNDAIVNLNASLRKERESIAQLRADNSAEISAFQKSIFKTF from the exons ATGACTCTCAAGCCGAAAGCTCCGTCATCAAGAGATAGTGACTGCGTTCCCTTGGATCAGGATGATCGGGTTGAACATGAAAAGGAGCACAATGAGTCGGAGGATTCGGATCCTGAAGACTCACCTGAGGTAATCTTTACTAAAATTGTTCCATCTCCACCTCCTTCTCCTAAATACATTATTATGCCTATTTCTATTTCTCCCTGCCCACCTCCTGTTTCATCTCAACCACCCACTTCTACACCTTTACCACCACCAATTTTCACCAAAAAAACTCTTAGCACCACTACCACTACCTCAGTCGGACCTTCTGTTAACATTAACGCATCTGATGCGGGGCCAAAGACATCAAGTTTCACCACATCTACTAAATCTCCAGTTTCTCCTCAACTGCATG ACGATAGTGACGAAGATGGTCCCATTACTCAGAAGGAATTGAAGGCCCTGAACGAGAAACCGGATTCTATCCTTTCTTCTTCCATTATTTCTTCCAGCAAAGTTTACTCTGAAGCCGCTGTCAAGGGTATGCTTGACACCCTTGTTAAGGAACATGCTTGTAATCTTGACAATGCCAACAAAGCAGTTGAAAATTCTACTCAATCTTGTCTACGAGTggccgaaaaagtcgataaactagtctcTGAAACAAAAACGTTTCTAACCGAGATCAACACAGTTGCAGTAAACAACGCTGCTACCATGAATGATGCCATCGTCAATCTCAACGCTTCACTGCGAAAAGAACGAGAGTCCATTGCGCAACTTCGGGCTGATAATTCTGCTGAAATCTCTGCATTTCAAAAGTCTATCTTCAAGACTTTCTAA